Proteins from a genomic interval of Rosa chinensis cultivar Old Blush chromosome 2, RchiOBHm-V2, whole genome shotgun sequence:
- the LOC112189929 gene encoding uncharacterized protein LOC112189929, protein MAGIEATIARGTQIDGGKQMEICKGESQTPCSAKSRKRKRKAHCCCTCHDPKTRRRAKTRKPALPEGFGYIPMPVRVDKNGNYIPEFSDRVAYMSCRRCGMRGDHWDPFCPNSINDPPDSGEAARVTGRSWNYILRNFNLKEYLDKKNKD, encoded by the exons ATGGCAGGAATCGAAGCCACCATCGCCCGCGGCACACAGATCGACGGCGGCAAACAGATGGAGATTTGTAAAG GGGAATCGCAAACACCATGTAGTGCAAAGTCACGAAAACGAAAACGAAAAGCTCATTGTTGTTGCACTTGTCATGATCCCAAAACCCGACGCCGTGCCAAAACTAGGAAACCTGCTTTACCAGAGGGATTTGGTTATATTCCCATGCCAGTACGTGTGGATAAGAATGGTAACTACATTCCAGAATTTTCTGATCGTGTTGCTTACATGTCTTGTCGCCGTTGTGGTATGAGGGGTGACCACTGGGATCCCTTTTGCCCCAACTCGATCAATGATCCGCCAGACTCGGGAGAAGCTGCTCGAGTCACGGGCAGGTCATGGAATTACATATTGAGGAATTTCAATCTGAAAGAATATCTTgacaaaaagaacaaagactGA